Genomic segment of Steroidobacter denitrificans:
GCTGCAGAAGGGAGCGCCGCTGCCCATCTGCGAGCCGTGGGTCTCCATGCCGAACCATGGCGAGTGGTGATTTCGATCGCGTGGATGAAACTGCACGCTGAGGATGAGGATCTGGCGGGCGGAAGATCTGGCGGGGGCAGGCTCTAGCGCGAGAGCGGGCGTTCCTGCAGGAAACCGTTGATCTCCTGGAGATCGGCCAATCCGAGGGTTCCTGAGGCGAGTTGGAGTTGCAGCACGTTGAGCAGATAATCGTAGCGGCTGCGTGAATAGTTGGTTTGTGCAGCGAACAATTGGCGTCGTGCATCCAGCACATCCACGGTGGTTCGGGTGCCGACCTCGAAGCCGGCTTCGGTCGCCTCCAGCGCAGTCTGGCTGGATTCCAGCGCCTGTCTGAGCGCCTTGACGCGGGATATTTCACTGAGTACGCCGAGGTAGGCGTCACGGGCCGAACGCTCGGTTTCACGATTCGCCCGCTCCAGACGTTCGCGTGCTGCGCGATGCAAATAAACACGCTGGCGCACACGCGAGGAAGCTGCACCGCCGGAATAAATGGGCACCGTGACTTGTATACCTATCGAATCGGTGGTCTGGGACTGATCGGCAGGGCTGCGTGCGGTGCTCTGGCCGGCAGCGTTGCGGCCGATCTGGGTGCCATCGAAATCCTGATCGGAGCGGCTGGCCACCAGATCGATCGATGGGTAGTGCCCGGCACGTGCCACCCGGATGTCCTGTTTGGCGATATCGGTGGCTAGACGCGCAGAGATGACGCGCAGGTTCTGCTCCAGCGCTGTGCTCACCCACTGGTTCTGGTCGAGGGGATCCGGGATTTTCAGGGGCATGTCGTCGATCGGTGCCGCCAGGCTGTCGAATGACTCACCCGTCAGTTCGCGCAACAGTTCCCGGGTGGTTGCCAGCGTACGTTTAGCCTGGATCACGTTCGCGGCGGCCTGGTCATGTGCTGCGCGCGCTTCCTGGACATCCGTGATCGCGACCAACCCCACTTCGAAACGCTTATCGGCCTGTTCCAGTTGTCGCGAAAAGGCCTCCAGCGAGGCTTCGGCGGCGTCGACTGTGTCCTGGGCGGCGAGTACGTCGAAATAGCGCAGTGCAGTGCGCTGGATGAGGTCCTGCTGGGCGGCCTGGAAGTCTGCTTCGGCCTGTGCGACTTGCGCATCGGCACGCTTGAGTGCGACCCACTGATCCCAGCGAAACAGCGTCTGGCGCAGGCTCAACTCATACTGCCTGGCATCCAAGTCGCTGTCGCTGCCGATCGTGCGTGGTACCAGCGGGCTGGTGGGAATGGACGGATCGGAGTTGATGAGCGTGGTGCGCTCCACTTCCTGATCGGTCTTCGAGTAGGAGCCGCTGGCGCTCAGCTGCGGCAGCAGCGCCGCCAATGCCTGCGGTTTGGATTCGAGGCTGGCTAGCCGATTGGCATCCGCCTCACGGATCTGGGGATCGCTCTGCAGGGCGCGCTGATAGACCGTGACCAGATCCGCGGGCCAGGCC
This window contains:
- a CDS encoding TolC family outer membrane protein, producing the protein MKPCAYLVIAGSVSLLASVAWPADLVTVYQRALQSDPQIREADANRLASLESKPQALAALLPQLSASGSYSKTDQEVERTTLINSDPSIPTSPLVPRTIGSDSDLDARQYELSLRQTLFRWDQWVALKRADAQVAQAEADFQAAQQDLIQRTALRYFDVLAAQDTVDAAEASLEAFSRQLEQADKRFEVGLVAITDVQEARAAHDQAAANVIQAKRTLATTRELLRELTGESFDSLAAPIDDMPLKIPDPLDQNQWVSTALEQNLRVISARLATDIAKQDIRVARAGHYPSIDLVASRSDQDFDGTQIGRNAAGQSTARSPADQSQTTDSIGIQVTVPIYSGGAASSRVRQRVYLHRAARERLERANRETERSARDAYLGVLSEISRVKALRQALESSQTALEATEAGFEVGTRTTVDVLDARRQLFAAQTNYSRSRYDYLLNVLQLQLASGTLGLADLQEINGFLQERPLSR